From a single Nicotiana tabacum cultivar K326 chromosome 8, ASM71507v2, whole genome shotgun sequence genomic region:
- the LOC107819769 gene encoding fasciclin-like arabinogalactan protein 2, which translates to MHLRFFFYSFLQNLHRLNYEIKMQHSLPMFSLSLLFLLFLSTTTTSSAHNITQILAKHHEFSTFNRYLTLTHLASEINRRQTITVCAVDNAAMDDLLDKHLSIYTLKNVLSLHVFADYFSSKKLHKITNGTTLTATLFQATGEAPGTSGYINITNTKGKNVGFTTEENDGHFSASFVKSVQEIPYNISVIQISNIIQSSEAEAPVSAPAEIDIIDLMTNKGCKEFAKLLEKSNITKTFTDIMENGLTVFCPIDKVVNTFLPKYKNLTKNGQTSLLLYHGIPDYHSLGMLRSKNGFINTMATTKGKNNKYDFSVKNDGDNVKLDTNIVTAKITGTLLDEEPLAVYKIDKVLQPSELFKAQSIFNNNSEDTAPEPNSGDDDGDVPADATADNNGVMIIGVNGWLMTLILSIGLVFV; encoded by the exons ATGCATCTCCGAttcttcttctattcttttcttCAGAACTTACATCGTCTAAATTACGAAATAAAAATGCAGCACTCACTGCCGATGTTCTCTCTGTCTCTACTTTTTCTACTATTTCTCTCCACCACCACTACTTCCTCCGCCCACAATATCACTCAAATCCTCGCCAAACACCACGAATTCTCCACCTTTAACCGCTATTTAACTCTTACTCACTTAGCTTCTGAGATCAACCGCCGTCAAACCATCACCGTTTGCGCGGTGGACAATGCCGCCATGGATGACCTCCTCGATAAACACTTGTCCATTTACACTCTCAAGAATGTCCTCTCTCTCCATGTTTTTGCAGATTACTTTAGCTCCAAGAAACTCCATAAGATCACCAATGGAACAACCCTCACTGCCACCCTTTTCCAAGCCACAG GTGAGGCCCCGGGGACATCAGGGTACATCAACATTACCAACACGAAAGGTAAAAATGTGGGGTTCACCACAGAAGAAAACGACGGTCATTTTTCTGCTAGTTTCGTCAAGTCCGTTCAAGAAATCCCTTACAATATCTCTGTCATACAAATCAGCAATATTATTCAATCTTCAGAAGCAGAAGCTCCAGTATCTGCTCCAGCAGAAATTGACATAATTGATTTAATGACTAATAAAGGCTGCAAAGAATTTGCCAAACTTttagaaaaatcaaatattacCAAAACTTTTACAGATATTATGGAAAATGGCTTAACAGTTTTTTGCCCGATTGATAAAGTCGTGAACACTTTTTTacctaagtacaagaatttaacGAAAAATGGACAAACTTCTTTATTATTATATCATGGTATTCCAGATTATCATTCTTTAGGTATGTTGAGGTCGAAAAATGGATTTATAAATACTATGGCAACAACAAAAGGTAAAAATAATAAGTACGATTTTTCAGTGAAAAATGATGGAGATAATGTTAAATTAGACACAAATATTGTGACAGCAAAAATTACTGGAACTTTATTAGATGAGGAGCCATTAGCTGTTTATAAAATTGACAAAGTTTTGCAGCCAAGTGAATTGTTTAAAGCACAGtctatttttaataataattctGAGGATACTGCACCGGAGCCGAATTCCGGCGACGACGACGGTGACGTGCCGGCGGATGCGACGGCGGATAATAATGGAGTTATGATTATTGGTGTCAATGGTTGGTTGATGACATTAATTTTGAGTATTGGTTTGGTATTTGTTTGA